A genome region from Gemmatimonadaceae bacterium includes the following:
- a CDS encoding xanthine dehydrogenase family protein subunit M codes for MRTAMSQLDLRTAASLDDALAILRDDPRVPVAGATDMYVAVNFGTLEPRKLLDIWALDELREISVVGETLVIGSLVTYTSLIRSAVIGKRLPMLVEASQQVGGAQIQNRGTIGGNIANASPAGDSLPVFAAIDAVIVLRSASGERRIPFGEFYTGYRKTVMRPDELIVAVEVAPVEGKQWFRKVGTRAAQAISKIVVAAVRAPAPRIAFGSVAPTVVRVPRTEKALSDGASIDDAARILGDEIAPIDDLRSSAEYRRRVSMNLLRRFWADTEGA; via the coding sequence ATGAGAACCGCGATGTCGCAGCTCGACCTGCGAACTGCCGCTTCACTCGACGACGCGCTTGCGATTCTGCGGGATGACCCCAGAGTTCCCGTGGCCGGAGCGACGGACATGTACGTCGCGGTGAACTTTGGAACGCTTGAGCCGCGGAAACTGCTGGACATCTGGGCACTCGACGAGCTGCGCGAGATTTCCGTTGTTGGCGAGACTCTCGTCATCGGCTCGCTCGTGACGTACACATCCCTCATTCGGTCGGCGGTCATTGGCAAGCGCTTGCCGATGCTCGTCGAGGCTTCGCAGCAGGTCGGCGGCGCGCAGATCCAGAATCGCGGCACCATCGGCGGCAACATCGCGAACGCATCGCCCGCCGGGGACTCACTTCCCGTGTTTGCGGCGATCGACGCGGTTATTGTTTTGCGCAGCGCGAGCGGCGAGCGGCGCATTCCCTTCGGCGAGTTTTACACCGGGTATCGGAAGACCGTGATGCGCCCCGACGAGCTGATCGTTGCAGTCGAGGTCGCTCCGGTAGAAGGGAAGCAGTGGTTCCGAAAGGTGGGGACGCGGGCCGCGCAGGCAATCTCGAAGATTGTCGTAGCGGCGGTGCGGGCACCGGCGCCACGGATTGCGTTCGGAAGTGTCGCGCCGACGGTCGTGCGCGTTCCAAGGACGGAGAAGGCGCTCAGCGATGGTGCCTCGATTGACGATGCGGCGCGAATACTGGGCGACGAGATTGCTCCGATTGATGACCTTAGATCGTCGGCAGAGTACAGACGCCGGGTATCGATGAATCTCCTGCGGCGCTTCTGGGCGGACACTGAAGGCGCGTGA
- a CDS encoding type II toxin-antitoxin system RelE/ParE family toxin: MKVVWAEHARNRLADIYRYIERDSPSRAADFCERLIEATEQLANHPFSGPLLPEDGAYRLLIVDEYRIVYRVADKIAYVMTIVAPGMLYEQSL; the protein is encoded by the coding sequence ATGAAGGTCGTCTGGGCCGAACACGCCCGGAACCGACTCGCCGATATCTACAGGTACATCGAGCGTGATTCACCGTCACGGGCTGCTGACTTCTGCGAGCGGTTGATCGAGGCGACCGAGCAGCTCGCCAACCATCCGTTCAGCGGCCCGCTTCTGCCGGAGGATGGCGCGTATCGCCTGCTCATCGTGGATGAGTATCGTATCGTCTATCGTGTCGCTGACAAGATCGCCTACGTCATGACGATTGTTGCACCGGGAATGCTCTACGAGCAGTCGCTCTGA
- a CDS encoding (2Fe-2S)-binding protein has translation MKFVLNGQPTDIAAHPAARLIDVLREDLGLTGTKEGCGEGECGACTVLVNGEPVCSCIIPVAQVAGTEVTTIEGLGGDHPLQHHFMNEVGAQCGICTPGMIMAALSLGPAPTLDDVKVALAGNLCRCTGYSAIYRAIMKWKGMPLPEAAGSLVVE, from the coding sequence TTGAAGTTCGTCCTGAACGGTCAGCCCACCGACATCGCCGCGCACCCGGCGGCGCGGCTCATCGACGTGCTCCGCGAAGACCTCGGCCTCACCGGAACGAAGGAAGGCTGCGGAGAGGGAGAGTGCGGCGCGTGTACCGTGCTCGTGAACGGCGAGCCGGTCTGCTCGTGCATCATACCTGTTGCCCAGGTCGCCGGGACTGAGGTGACCACAATCGAAGGACTGGGCGGAGACCATCCACTGCAGCACCACTTCATGAACGAGGTGGGCGCCCAGTGCGGGATCTGCACGCCGGGAATGATCATGGCGGCGCTCTCGCTCGGTCCCGCGCCGACGCTCGACGATGTGAAGGTGGCGCTCGCCGGGAATCTCTGCCGCTGCACGGGCTACTCCGCCATCTATCGCGCGATAATGAAGTGGAAAGGGATGCCTTTGCCCGAGGCAGCCGGAAGTCTCGTGGTGGAATGA
- the allB gene encoding allantoinase AllB, translating into MHLVIRSQRVVTPDGMRPASVHIVDGRIARVGAWYDIPADVKPVDAGEMIVMPGLVDTHVHVNEPGRTEWEGFETATRAAAAGGVTTILDMPLNCIPATTTVAALEAKRDAARGKTSVNVEYIGGVVPGNSRDLEGLGGAGVRAFKCFLSPSGVDEFPAVSESDLREAFPILARLGVPLMVHAEDPSRLTGNGKSSRVYADYLASRPVTAEESAIALLVRLLEWCPTRVHVVHLSSAQSLAIIRAARDRGLPITVETCPHYLTFAAEEIPDGATEYKCAPPIRAAAERDALWDALIGGEIDLVASDHSPCPPAMKETAGDFFAAWGGIASLQLSLPVVWTGARMRGVTLERIAEWMSATPAKLAGLEGTKGALAPGFDADIVVWDPDATFVVEAVKLHHRHKVTPYLGRTLYGTVHSTFVGGRAMYDAPISIGKGIGA; encoded by the coding sequence ATGCATCTTGTAATTCGAAGTCAGCGTGTCGTCACACCCGATGGGATGCGTCCCGCTTCGGTTCACATTGTCGACGGGCGCATCGCACGCGTTGGCGCCTGGTATGACATTCCGGCCGACGTGAAGCCGGTTGATGCTGGCGAAATGATCGTGATGCCTGGCCTGGTCGATACTCACGTCCATGTGAACGAGCCCGGGCGAACCGAATGGGAGGGCTTCGAGACTGCAACTCGCGCGGCCGCGGCGGGCGGAGTTACGACAATTCTCGACATGCCGCTCAATTGCATTCCTGCGACCACCACGGTCGCTGCGCTCGAGGCAAAGCGCGACGCCGCTCGCGGGAAGACTTCCGTAAACGTCGAGTACATTGGCGGTGTGGTTCCGGGAAACAGCCGCGACCTCGAGGGGTTAGGCGGGGCCGGCGTTCGCGCCTTCAAGTGCTTTCTCTCACCGTCCGGAGTGGACGAATTTCCCGCCGTGAGCGAAAGCGATTTGCGCGAGGCCTTCCCGATTCTTGCGCGCCTCGGTGTCCCGCTCATGGTGCATGCCGAGGATCCGTCGCGTCTTACCGGTAATGGCAAGAGCTCGCGCGTCTACGCGGACTACCTGGCGTCGCGTCCCGTTACCGCCGAAGAGTCGGCGATCGCGCTGCTCGTTCGGCTGCTGGAATGGTGTCCGACACGCGTGCATGTGGTGCACCTCTCCTCTGCGCAGTCCCTCGCGATTATTCGTGCCGCGCGCGATCGCGGGCTGCCGATCACCGTCGAGACGTGCCCGCACTATCTGACGTTCGCGGCCGAGGAGATTCCGGATGGCGCTACCGAGTACAAATGTGCTCCGCCGATTCGCGCGGCCGCGGAGCGCGACGCATTATGGGACGCTCTCATCGGCGGCGAGATCGACCTTGTCGCCTCGGATCATTCACCGTGTCCGCCGGCGATGAAGGAGACCGCCGGTGATTTCTTTGCCGCCTGGGGCGGAATTGCCTCGCTTCAGCTCTCGCTGCCGGTAGTGTGGACCGGTGCGCGCATGCGCGGTGTGACGCTCGAGCGGATTGCGGAATGGATGAGTGCAACGCCCGCGAAGCTCGCGGGTCTCGAGGGAACGAAGGGTGCGCTGGCACCGGGCTTCGACGCGGACATAGTTGTGTGGGACCCGGATGCGACCTTTGTTGTCGAAGCCGTTAAGCTTCACCACCGTCACAAGGTGACGCCTTATCTGGGGCGCACACTCTATGGGACGGTGCATTCAACGTTTGTCGGAGGACGGGCTATGTACGACGCGCCAATCTCGATCGGAAAAGGGATCGGAGCCTGA
- a CDS encoding type II toxin-antitoxin system Phd/YefM family antitoxin, producing the protein MIPKSITPTDLRANLYAVVREVASKGQRYLVTPSDGESVVICSREEYNALVAERALLRDLREAEADVAAGRTHTLAEVRGFMSKQRSRSRRVKGNRSA; encoded by the coding sequence ATGATTCCGAAATCAATTACTCCGACTGATCTACGCGCGAATCTTTACGCGGTTGTGCGCGAAGTCGCCTCGAAGGGCCAGCGCTACCTGGTCACCCCAAGCGACGGGGAGAGTGTCGTCATCTGCTCGCGTGAGGAATACAACGCGTTGGTGGCGGAGCGCGCGCTGTTGCGTGATCTTCGCGAAGCAGAGGCGGATGTGGCCGCCGGGCGTACGCATACGCTCGCCGAGGTACGCGGCTTCATGTCCAAACAGCGCTCCAGGTCGCGACGGGTTAAGGGTAATCGCTCTGCATGA